In a genomic window of Brassica rapa cultivar Chiifu-401-42 chromosome A10, CAAS_Brap_v3.01, whole genome shotgun sequence:
- the LOC103846971 gene encoding cytokinin riboside 5'-monophosphate phosphoribohydrolase LOG7: MEETKSRFKRICVFCGSSSGNKPSYQEAAIQLGNELVERKIDLVYGGGSVGLMGLVSQAVHHGGRHVLGVIPKTLMPREITGETIGEVKAVADMHQRKAEMARQANAFIALPGGYGTLEELLEVITWAQLGIHRKPVGLLNVDGYYNSLLTFIDKAVDEGFISPMARRIIVSAPNAKELVRQLEEYEPEFDEITSKLVWDEVDRLSYVPGSEVAT; this comes from the exons ATGGAAGAGACAAAATCAAGATTCAAGAGGATCTGTGTCTTCTGTGGAAGCAGTTCCGGTAACAAACCTTCTTACCAAGAAGCTGCCATTCAACTGGGTAACGAATTG GTGGAGAGAAAGATTGATTTGGTATACGGAGGTGGAAGCGTGGGGCTTATGGGTCTCGTCTCTCAGGCTGTTCATCATGGTGGTCGCCATGTTCTAGG GGTCATCCCAAAAACATTGATGCCAAGAGAG ATAACCGGTGAAACCATCGGAGAAGTTAAAGCCGTCGCTGATATGCATCAAAGAAAAGCCGAGATGGCTCGTCAAGCCAATGCCTTCATTGCTCTTCCTG GTGGGTATGGTACGTTGGAAGAATTGCTGGAAGTCATTACATGGGCTCAACTCGGAATCCACCGTAAGCCG GTGGGTCTTCTTAACGTGGATGGTTACTACAACTCGCTGTTGACGTTTATCGACAAGGCCGTGGACGAAGGATTCATATCCCCAATGGCTCGTAGAATCATCGTCTCTGCACCAAACGCTAAAGAGTTGGTTCGACAACTCGAG GAATATGAACCGGAGTTCGATGAGATAACGTCAAAATTGGTTTGGGATGAAGTGGACCGGCTCAGTTATGTACCGGGTTCGGAGGTTGCTACGTAA
- the LOC103846969 gene encoding HVA22-like protein i isoform X1, which yields MLGDFITRIIILLVGYAYPAYGCYKSVEKKKPEIQELRYWCKYWILVGILTVLERIGDIIVSWFPLYGEIKIALLVCLWYPKSQGISYVYEKLLCPYMSRHELNIDQGILVLKIRGHTVIVQLLQYIYQWTLQIFRHLQQQFDKVCNEHKQIQSHSLVFMNPLSSYSAEK from the exons ATGCTGGGAGATTTCATTACAAGAATCATAAT ATTGCTTGTGGGTTACGCGTACCCTGCATATGGATGCTACAAAAGCGTGGAAAAGAAAAAACCTGAGATTCAAGAACTTAGATACTGGTGCAAGTATTG GATCTTGGTGGGTATTCTTACAGTTCTCGAAAGGATAGGAGACATCATTGTATCATG GTTTCCGCTGTACGGGGAGATCAAAATCGCTCTTCTTGTCTGTTTATGGTACCCTAAATCACAG GGGATTAGCTACGTCTACGAGAAGCTTCTATGTCCCTACATGTCAAGGCATGAATTAAACATTGATCAAGGGATCTTAGTTTTAAAGATTCGAGGACATACTGTAATTGTTCAACTACTGCAATACATCTATCAATGGACTCTTCAAATCTTTAGACACCTGCAGCAACAATTCGACAAGGTATGTAATGAACACAAACAGATTCAATCTCACTCTCTCGTTTTCATGAATCCACTCTCTTCTTATTCTGCAGAAAAATGA
- the LOC103846969 gene encoding putative HVA22-like protein g isoform X2: protein MLGDFITRIIILLVGYAYPAYGCYKSVEKKKPEIQELRYWCKYWILVGILTVLERIGDIIVSWFPLYGEIKIALLVCLWYPKSQGISYVYEKLLCPYMSRHELNIDQGILVLKIRGHTVIVQLLQYIYQWTLQIFRHLQQQFDKKNERSKSKERHKAGASFMFLR, encoded by the exons ATGCTGGGAGATTTCATTACAAGAATCATAAT ATTGCTTGTGGGTTACGCGTACCCTGCATATGGATGCTACAAAAGCGTGGAAAAGAAAAAACCTGAGATTCAAGAACTTAGATACTGGTGCAAGTATTG GATCTTGGTGGGTATTCTTACAGTTCTCGAAAGGATAGGAGACATCATTGTATCATG GTTTCCGCTGTACGGGGAGATCAAAATCGCTCTTCTTGTCTGTTTATGGTACCCTAAATCACAG GGGATTAGCTACGTCTACGAGAAGCTTCTATGTCCCTACATGTCAAGGCATGAATTAAACATTGATCAAGGGATCTTAGTTTTAAAGATTCGAGGACATACTGTAATTGTTCAACTACTGCAATACATCTATCAATGGACTCTTCAAATCTTTAGACACCTGCAGCAACAATTCGACAAG AAAAATGAACGATCAAAGTCCAAAGAGAGACACAAAGCAGGAGCTTCGTTCATGTTTCTCCGTTAG
- the LOC103846966 gene encoding uncharacterized protein LOC103846966 produces MSRRSPKVDLKLNLSPPTSSRRRMVRSPSRSATTSPTSPPSSCVSSEMNQDESSVRYSSSPETTSMVLVGCPRCLMYVMLSEDDPKCPKCQSTVLLDFNHENASNANARTPGAGSSGRKTRRN; encoded by the coding sequence ATGAGTCGTAGAAGTCCAAAGGTTGACCTTAAGCTGAACCTCTCGCCTCCTACGTCAAGCCGGAGGAGGATGGTTCGATCTCCAAGCCGCTCCGCCACGACTTCACCGACCTCACCCCCAAGCTCATGTGTCTCTTCGGAGATGAACCAGGACGAGTCGTCAGTGAGATACTCATCAAGTCCAGAGACAACCTCGATGGTTCTTGTCGGGTGTCCTCGCTGTCTCATGTACGTTATGCTCTCAGAAGACGACCCTAAATGCCCTAAATGCCAAAGCACCGTTCTTCTTGATTTCAACCATGAAAACGCCTCAAACGCCAACGCACGCACTCCAGGCGCTGGTTCCTCTGGTCGCAAGACTCGAAGGAACTGA
- the LOC103847566 gene encoding agamous-like MADS-box protein AGL80: MAPKLKFALIEDRKKRQATCQRRMKGLMKKAEELTILSGASACLTFFNRDDGKLVVWPSQEKAQSLIDRFNALSETERNENAYDPESYIEANIKKMEKRLEHSRKAVEELEMDHLMLQIQNGRMLADLSQTEVEKLKSYASKKITCLERELRTPHPNTSVEPFLEDEGFLNDDEDMETSEGESSESDGADNA, encoded by the coding sequence ATGGCACCAAAACTGAAGTTTGCTTTGATCGAGGATCGAAAGAAAAGACAAGCTACTTGCCAGCGGAGGATGAAAGGATTGATGAAAAAGGCTGAAGAACTAACCATCTTGTCTGGTGCGAGTGCTTGTTTGACCTTTTTCAACCGTGATGATGGTAAGCTGGTGGTGTGGCCATCTCAGGAGAAGGCTCAATCTCTCATCGACCGCTTTAACGCATTATCGGAAACCGAGAGGAACGAGAACGCGTACGATCCAGAGTCATACATCGAGGCCAATATCAAAAAGATGGAGAAGAGACTAGAGCATTCTCGGAAGGCTGTCGAGGAGTTGGAGATGGATCATCTCATGCTCCAAATCCAAAATGGTAGAATGCTTGCTGACCTTTCTCAAACCGAGGTTGAGAAGTTAAAGTCATATGCAAGTAAGAAAATTACGTGTTTGGAAAGAGAGTTACGTACGCCACATCCGAATACGAGTGTCGAGCCATTTCTTGAGGATGAGGGGTTCTTGAATGACGATGAGGACATGGAGACCTCTGAAGGAGAGAGCAGCGAGTCTGATGGTGCGGACAATGCCTAA
- the LOC103846968 gene encoding uncharacterized protein LOC103846968: MMHIIHINNWFEPHIYKETQSATNLFSFTPKKKKKKKTMESPPSTSPATPLRRRISIATPTSVITSDIPFAIESPSSFDFDLISIKPPSSVAYTSLRDIISSPSNSSVKLPSINGSSSPVLSTVGDISIRDPLVKQAAWSYLQATAQTSSEDSAGCQFLRRVWIHFSAGVQFLRRVFEWVLHSICAPQIVK, translated from the coding sequence ATGATGCATATTATACACATCAATAATTGGTTTGAACCTCATATTTACAAGGAGACCCAATCAGCCACAAACCTATTCTCCttcacaccaaaaaaaaaaaaaaaaaaaaaaactatggagTCTCCGCCGTCAACTTCTCCGGCGACTCCCCTCCGCCGTAGAATCTCCATCGCAACGCCAACGTCCGTGATCACCTCCGATATCCCTTTCGCAATCGAATCTCCATCGTCGTTCGATTTCGACCTCATCTCCATAAAACCACCTTCCTCCGTAGCCTACACATCTCTCAGAGACATCATCTCGTCTCCGAGCAACTCCTCCGTCAAGCTACCGTCTATCAACGGCAGCAGCTCTCCAGTCTTATCCACCGTCGGAGATATTTCGATCCGCGACCCGCTCGTTAAGCAGGCCGCGTGGTCTTATCTACAGGCGACGGCGCAGACTTCGTCGGAGGACTCGGCTGGGTGTCAGTTCCTCCGCCGCGTGTGGATTCATTTCTCCGCCGGAGTGCAGTTCTTGAGACGTGTGTTCGAGTGGGTTCTGCATTCGATCTGTGCTCCTCAGATTGTTAAGTAG